Within Candidatus Abyssobacteria bacterium SURF_5, the genomic segment GCACTTGAAGTGCTTGATACCACACGTGATAAGGTGCAGGTGGAAGTTATCGACGAAGGCAGCAAAGGCCTATTCGGGATGATCGGCAGCAAGCAGGCGAAAGTAAGGGCGACCCTTGTGGACTCGGATGACGTTGCGCCCGCCCAGCCCGCAACACCTGACTTCTCGCCAAGGGCGACCGTCACCGCTACTCTGCCTCCCCGCCCGATTGTCGAACAGCGATCGGTCGTTTCCGCTCCGCCGGGCTCGGCGAAACAGGTGCTCGAGGAGCTTCTCCATCATATGGGCTTTTCAGCCCGCATCACGGAAAAGGCGAGCGAGGATAAGATCGTTCTCTCGATTGAAGCAGGCGAGGACAGTAACATTCT encodes:
- a CDS encoding protein jag — its product is MISIEVEGKTPEEAIRKALEVLDTTRDKVQVEVIDEGSKGLFGMIGSKQAKVRATLVDSDDVAPAQPATPDFSPRATVTATLPPRPIVEQRSVVSAPPGSAKQVLEELLHHMGFSARITEKASEDKIVLSIEAGEDSNILIGRRGKNLEGLQYIVSRICAKREDNSKPVLIDVEGYRQRRKEMIESMARRLASKAKSSRREMETEPLSAGERRLVHMALKDDHEVHTQSRGEGPLKNVVIKPKR